In Euphorbia lathyris chromosome 10, ddEupLath1.1, whole genome shotgun sequence, a single genomic region encodes these proteins:
- the LOC136208388 gene encoding UDP-glycosyltransferase 73D1-like encodes MAKQPHFVLIPLFTQGHLIPIIDMAKLIAQRGVIVSLVTTPQNASRFNGIIHRATTLSGLPIRLVVIPFPSQEAGLPAGYENLDTLPSRNMLKKFYVALANLQLPLETLLERASPPLSCIISDKCVSWTVETAKKFDVPRIVFHGMGSFSLLSAHNIRFYHPHLSVSSDFEPFAVPGMPQGFRVSRAQLPGSFVSLPDLDDVRNKMQEAESTAFGVVVNSFEELENGCPKAYQKAIRKRVWCVGPVSLCNKENLDKFERGNIASIDEQECSKWLDLKKPRSVIYACLGSLCRLEPSQLLELGLGLEASNQPFIWVVKTGEKSSELDKWLADEMFEERTKGRGLLIKGWSPQVLILSHPAIGGFLTHCGWNSTVEGVCSGVPMITWPLFSEQFLNEKLIVEILKIGVRVGVEIPVRWGEEEKVGVLVKKEEVEKAIRILMDEGEEGMKRRKKAIELAQMARKSMEIGGSSYSNLSLLIQHVLEYQTHRKAKGLESEIM; translated from the coding sequence ATGGCTAAACAACCTCATTTTGTTCTAATCCCACTCTTTACACAAGGCCATTTGATTCCCATCATAGACATGGCTAAGCTAATTGCACAAAGAGGAGTCATTGTTAGCTTGGTTACTACCCCTCAAAATGCATCAAGGTTCAATGGAATCATTCATAGAGCCACAACTCTTTCGGGCCTCCCGATTAGGCTTGTCGTTATCCCGTTCCCTTCCCAAGAAGCCGGACTTCCCGCGGGCTACGAGAATCTTGACACTTTACCTTCAAGAAACATGCTCAAGAAGTTCTATGTTGCACTTGCTAATCTTCAACTTCCTTTGGAGACGTTGCTTGAACGCGCTTCTCCTCCTCTGAGTTGCATTATCTCCGACAAATGTGTTTCGTGGACCGTGGAAACTGCGAAGAAGTTTGATGTTCCGCGGATTGTTTTCCACGGTATGGGGAGTTTTTCTTTGTTGAGTGCTCATAATATTAGGTTTTATCATCCACATCTTTCAGTGTCTTCTGATTTTGAACCTTTCGCGGTTCCAGGGATGCCTCAGGGTTTTAGGGTTTCTCGAGCTCAGCTTCCGGGATCATTTGTTAGCTTGCCGGATTTAGATGATGTTCGGAACAAGATGCAAGAAGCTGAATCAACGGCGTTTGGAGTAGTTGTAAATAGCTTTGAAGAGCTCGAAAATGGTTGCCCTAAGGCGTACCAAAAGGCGATAAGGAAGAGAGTGTGGTGCGTAGGGCCGGTTTCGTTATGCAATAAAGAGAATCTAGACAAGTTTGAAAGAGGAAACATAGCTTCAATTGATGAACAAGAATGCTCAAAATGGCTAGATTTGAAGAAACCAAGGTCAGTCATCTATGCTTGTCTTGGTAGCTTGTGTAGGTTAGAACCATCACAATTAttagaattagggttagggttagaAGCTTCAAATCAACCCTTCATTTGGGTGGTGAAAACGGGTGAAAAAAGTTCCGAATTAGACAAGTGGCTCGCGGACGAGATGTTCGAAGAAAGGACTAAAGGAAGAGGCCTTTTGATTAAAGGTTGGTCTCCGCAGGTTTTAATACTCTCTCATCCAGCAATCGGCGGATTCTTGACACATTGTGGTTGGAACTCAACCGTAGAAGGTGTTTGCTCAGGTGTACCGATGATCACATGGCCGTTGTTTTCGGAACAATTCTTGAATGAGAAATTaatagttgagattttaaagATTGGAGTTAGAGTTGGTGTTGAAATTCCTGTAAGATGGGGAGAAGAAGAGAAAGTTGGAGTGTTGgtgaagaaagaagaagtagaaaAGGCTATAAGGATTTTGATGGATGAGGGAGAAGAAGGgatgaagagaagaaagaaagcaATTGAACTTGCACAAATGGCAAGAAAATCCATGGAAATTGGTGGATCTTCATACTCAAATTTATCTCTTTTAATCCAACATGTTTTAGAGtatcaaactcatagaaaagcTAAAGGATTAGAGAGTGAaattatgtaa